From the genome of Haloterrigena sp. KLK7, one region includes:
- a CDS encoding mRNA surveillance protein pelota has protein sequence MQIKDREHVEGGRERVTVVPESVDDLWHLQYVLEPGDRVAGDTTRRIQRNDDQMRDTGGEREHMWVAIAVEDVEFHKFANRLRVGGEIVACSREDQLGFHHTLNVEERDELSIEKRFKPDQEARLEEAEEATENPDVAIATVEEGQAHVHTVAQYGTEERATITGTTGKGEYARGRSELFDELATVLKRQDADAIILAGPGFTKQDAYKHIEQNESELTEKITMVDTASVGDRGVHEVLKRGAVADVQQETRIESEAEYIDELTRRMAEGAKAAYGPDQVKKAAEFGAIEHLLVLDDRLQKERGPDGEWELSVDEIVRTTEQKGGEVTVFSSEFPPGQQLSNLGGIAALLRYRLE, from the coding sequence ATGCAGATCAAAGACCGGGAGCACGTCGAGGGCGGACGCGAACGGGTGACCGTCGTCCCCGAGAGCGTCGACGACCTCTGGCACCTCCAGTACGTCCTCGAGCCCGGCGACCGCGTCGCGGGCGATACGACTCGACGGATCCAGCGCAACGACGACCAGATGCGCGACACCGGCGGCGAGCGCGAGCACATGTGGGTCGCTATCGCCGTCGAGGACGTCGAGTTCCACAAGTTCGCCAATCGACTGCGGGTCGGCGGCGAGATCGTCGCCTGCTCGCGGGAGGACCAGCTGGGCTTTCACCACACGCTGAACGTCGAGGAACGCGACGAGCTCTCGATCGAGAAGCGCTTCAAACCGGACCAAGAGGCCCGCCTCGAGGAGGCCGAGGAGGCCACCGAGAACCCGGACGTCGCCATCGCCACCGTCGAGGAAGGGCAGGCCCACGTCCACACGGTCGCCCAGTACGGCACCGAGGAGCGGGCGACGATCACCGGGACGACGGGGAAAGGCGAGTACGCCCGCGGGCGCTCGGAGCTGTTCGACGAACTCGCGACGGTCCTGAAGCGACAGGACGCGGACGCGATCATCCTCGCCGGGCCCGGCTTCACGAAGCAGGACGCCTACAAGCACATCGAGCAGAACGAATCCGAACTCACCGAGAAGATCACGATGGTCGACACGGCCAGCGTCGGGGACCGGGGCGTCCACGAGGTGCTCAAGCGCGGCGCCGTCGCCGACGTGCAACAGGAGACCCGCATCGAGAGCGAGGCCGAGTACATCGACGAACTCACGCGCCGCATGGCCGAGGGCGCGAAAGCGGCCTACGGTCCCGACCAGGTGAAGAAGGCCGCCGAGTTCGGCGCGATCGAGCACCTGCTCGTCCTCGACGATCGATTACAGAAGGAACGCGGCCCCGACGGCGAGTGGGAGTTGAGCGTCGACGAAATCGTCCGCACGACCGAACAGAAGGGCGGCGAGGTGACGGTCTTCTCGAGCGAGTTCCCGCCCGGTCAGCAGCTGTCGAACCTCGGCGGCATCGCGGCGCTGCTACGGTATCGACTCGAGTGA
- a CDS encoding DUF418 domain-containing protein has product MSSETGPTPPSDRIVGLDVLRGVALLGILLVNVRVFSMPSVVLTNPTTYGDLTGANYWVWFVGHVFGQQKFLTIFTLLFGGGVVLFTRSAEKRGRSAVDVHVRRSVWLVVAGLAHAYLLWYGDILVAYGICAIVVGFLRDHDARDLAAFGLALLAVPSLLEVASGLTTDPAAIADSWRPAEAVLRSEIETYRSGWLAQLDHRVPTAFQRQTSGFFGYSAWRVTGSMLLGMALFEWGVLTNDRSSRFYRRLIGVGAVSGLAAILAGVWYIEANDWAAGAALFWRQFNYWGSFPLAGAYIGIVMLFCRWRPAGLATRALAAVGRTAFSNYILQTVLATSIFYGHGLGLFGRLTRVEALGVVLLIWAIQIPLSVLWLRYFRFGPLEWLWRVLTYGELQPLRYGRRED; this is encoded by the coding sequence ATGAGTTCCGAGACCGGGCCGACGCCGCCGTCCGATCGGATCGTCGGCCTCGACGTGCTGCGGGGAGTCGCGCTCCTCGGGATTCTACTGGTCAACGTTCGAGTGTTCTCGATGCCGTCGGTGGTGCTGACGAACCCGACGACGTACGGCGACCTGACCGGGGCGAACTACTGGGTCTGGTTCGTCGGCCACGTCTTCGGCCAGCAGAAGTTTCTCACGATATTCACGCTCCTGTTCGGCGGCGGCGTCGTGTTGTTCACCCGCAGCGCCGAGAAACGCGGCCGGTCCGCGGTCGACGTACACGTCCGGCGGTCCGTCTGGCTCGTCGTCGCCGGACTCGCACACGCCTACCTGCTGTGGTACGGCGACATCCTCGTCGCCTACGGGATCTGCGCGATCGTCGTCGGCTTCCTTCGCGATCACGACGCGCGGGATCTGGCGGCCTTCGGGCTCGCCCTGCTGGCGGTCCCGTCGCTCCTCGAGGTGGCGTCGGGGCTCACTACGGATCCGGCCGCGATCGCGGACTCGTGGCGGCCGGCCGAGGCGGTGCTTCGGTCCGAAATCGAGACGTATCGCAGCGGCTGGCTCGCCCAACTCGACCATCGGGTCCCGACCGCGTTCCAGCGCCAGACGTCGGGCTTCTTCGGCTACAGCGCCTGGCGCGTCACCGGCTCCATGCTGCTCGGGATGGCGCTGTTCGAGTGGGGCGTCCTGACGAACGACCGCTCGTCGCGGTTCTACCGCCGGCTGATCGGCGTCGGGGCCGTCAGCGGGCTCGCCGCGATCCTCGCCGGCGTCTGGTACATCGAGGCGAACGACTGGGCTGCCGGTGCGGCCCTGTTCTGGCGGCAGTTCAACTACTGGGGGAGTTTCCCCCTCGCCGGCGCGTACATCGGGATCGTGATGCTGTTCTGCCGGTGGCGGCCCGCGGGACTCGCGACCCGTGCGTTGGCCGCCGTCGGCCGGACCGCCTTCAGCAACTACATCCTGCAGACGGTCCTCGCCACGTCGATCTTCTACGGCCACGGGCTCGGGCTGTTCGGGCGGCTGACCCGAGTCGAGGCCCTCGGCGTCGTCCTGCTCATCTGGGCGATACAGATCCCGCTGTCGGTCCTCTGGCTGCGGTACTTCCGGTTCGGCCCGCTCGAGTGGCTCTGGCGCGTACTCACGTACGGCGAACTGCAGCCGCTTCGGTACGGCCGACGCGAGGACTGA
- a CDS encoding CBS domain-containing protein yields the protein MSPTNGTRVNDVMSTPLETISKSATIQEAATRMRDEEITALVVTTDPPSIVTSTDLVNAAAEGRDPTAVAVRDVMTESVETVPPDLYLEEVAAMMTGLGIGHLPVVKGDDYLGMVSSTDVTAQLS from the coding sequence ATGTCACCGACGAACGGAACCCGCGTCAACGACGTGATGTCGACGCCGCTCGAGACGATCTCGAAGAGCGCGACGATTCAGGAGGCCGCGACGAGAATGCGCGACGAGGAAATCACCGCGTTGGTCGTGACGACGGATCCCCCATCGATCGTCACCAGCACCGATCTCGTGAACGCCGCCGCCGAGGGCCGCGACCCGACCGCCGTCGCGGTCAGGGACGTGATGACGGAGTCCGTCGAGACCGTGCCGCCGGACCTCTACCTCGAGGAGGTCGCCGCGATGATGACCGGCCTCGGCATCGGACACCTGCCCGTCGTGAAGGGGGACGATTACCTCGGGATGGTCTCCTCGACCGACGTCACCGCGCAACTCTCCTGA
- a CDS encoding ferredoxin--nitrite reductase, producing MASDVEQWKDELYGTDIRDAIERFAEEGWESIPDDEHDAWFERFKWYGLYHQRAGQESYFMMRIGPPGGVLEPGQFRRIVEIADEFSRGPVENPEFGNGWLDVTTRQAIQLHWIRLEDVPEIYERLEDVGLSTVQACGDSWRNIVGCPVAGKDKHEHVDADWLANELHDTYKQNEAHSNLPRKWKVSVTGCDEGCGQGDINDLAFEPAEKEIDGERVTGYNVRVGGGLSRNEPRFARDIDVFATPEQAVDVAGGLSALFRDHGDREDRYNARIKFLVDEWGPEKVRETLQEDYVDFELETAGDDLRDSYSYNAGEADGKHDHVGVHEQVDGDYYVGLNVLVGRIGVDDGYAIADAAEEYGSGEVRLTQRQNIILTDVAEENVDDLRAEPVLEDYSPDPHPFQRGSIACTGTEFCSLSIVETKNRQVRFGRWLTDNVELPDGVEDFHIHLSGCTASCAQPQIADVSLRGMKTRKNGNPVEALDIGLGGGLGEEPQFASWVTERVPADEVPGAIANLIENFAEARDGEESFREFVAARDDEELAELVEPEETDYDDPYMHNTKRTWYPYAEDDELDESPAPARADGTPITSDD from the coding sequence ATGGCAAGTGACGTCGAGCAGTGGAAGGACGAACTCTACGGAACCGATATTCGCGACGCGATAGAACGCTTCGCCGAGGAGGGATGGGAGTCCATCCCCGACGACGAACACGACGCCTGGTTCGAGCGGTTCAAGTGGTACGGCCTGTACCACCAGCGAGCCGGCCAGGAATCGTATTTCATGATGCGGATCGGTCCGCCGGGGGGCGTCCTCGAGCCCGGCCAGTTCCGACGCATCGTCGAAATCGCGGACGAGTTCTCCCGCGGGCCCGTCGAGAACCCCGAGTTCGGCAACGGCTGGCTCGACGTCACGACTCGTCAAGCGATCCAGCTCCACTGGATCCGTCTCGAGGACGTCCCCGAGATCTACGAGCGACTCGAGGACGTCGGTCTCTCGACGGTCCAGGCCTGCGGTGACTCCTGGCGGAACATCGTCGGCTGTCCGGTCGCCGGCAAGGACAAACACGAGCACGTCGACGCCGACTGGCTCGCGAACGAGCTCCACGACACGTACAAGCAGAACGAGGCCCACTCGAACCTCCCGCGCAAGTGGAAGGTGTCGGTGACGGGCTGTGACGAGGGCTGCGGACAGGGCGACATCAACGACCTCGCGTTCGAGCCCGCCGAGAAGGAGATCGACGGGGAGCGCGTGACGGGCTACAACGTCCGCGTCGGTGGCGGCCTCTCGCGCAACGAACCGCGCTTCGCACGCGACATCGACGTCTTCGCGACGCCCGAGCAGGCCGTCGACGTCGCCGGGGGTCTCTCGGCGCTGTTCCGCGACCACGGCGACCGGGAGGACCGATACAACGCGCGTATCAAGTTCCTCGTCGACGAGTGGGGGCCCGAGAAAGTGCGCGAGACGCTGCAGGAAGACTACGTCGACTTCGAACTCGAGACCGCGGGCGACGACCTTCGAGACTCGTACTCGTACAACGCGGGCGAGGCCGACGGCAAGCACGACCACGTCGGCGTTCACGAGCAGGTCGACGGCGACTACTACGTCGGACTGAACGTCCTCGTCGGTCGAATCGGCGTCGACGACGGCTACGCGATCGCCGACGCGGCGGAGGAGTACGGCTCGGGCGAGGTTCGCCTGACTCAGCGCCAGAACATCATCCTCACCGACGTGGCCGAGGAGAACGTCGACGACCTGCGCGCGGAACCGGTGCTCGAGGACTACAGTCCGGATCCCCACCCGTTCCAGCGCGGCTCCATCGCCTGTACGGGCACCGAGTTCTGTTCGCTCTCGATCGTCGAGACGAAGAACCGTCAGGTCCGCTTCGGCCGCTGGCTCACCGACAACGTCGAGCTCCCCGACGGCGTCGAGGACTTCCACATCCACCTCTCGGGCTGTACGGCGTCGTGTGCCCAGCCGCAGATCGCCGACGTCTCCCTGCGCGGGATGAAGACGCGAAAGAACGGTAACCCGGTCGAGGCGCTCGACATCGGACTCGGCGGCGGTCTCGGCGAAGAGCCCCAGTTCGCCTCGTGGGTCACCGAGCGCGTTCCGGCGGACGAAGTCCCCGGTGCGATCGCGAACCTGATCGAGAACTTCGCCGAGGCTCGCGACGGCGAGGAGAGCTTCCGGGAGTTCGTCGCCGCGCGCGACGACGAGGAACTCGCCGAGCTGGTCGAACCGGAGGAGACGGACTACGACGACCCGTACATGCACAACACGAAGCGAACGTGGTACCCCTACGCCGAGGACGACGAGCTCGACGAGAGTCCCGCGCCCGCTCGCGCCGACGGCACGCCGATCACGTCGGACGACTGA
- a CDS encoding DUF6360 family protein — protein MTDRLMKVNAYTTLDLVDAVATGRDFETEAFAVANATSDKENPDRVRLQFELDNMTEEHLPAHMEALELTPDQARTLAADLEKHADRVEDASNE, from the coding sequence ATGACCGATCGACTGATGAAAGTCAACGCTTACACGACGCTCGACCTCGTCGACGCCGTCGCGACGGGACGGGACTTCGAGACCGAGGCCTTTGCCGTCGCGAACGCGACTTCCGACAAGGAGAACCCCGATCGCGTCCGGTTGCAGTTCGAACTCGACAACATGACCGAGGAACACCTCCCCGCGCATATGGAAGCGCTCGAGTTGACGCCCGATCAGGCGCGGACGCTCGCGGCCGACCTCGAGAAACACGCGGATCGCGTCGAGGACGCGAGCAACGAATAG
- the rqcH gene encoding ribosome rescue protein RqcH — translation MDPKRELTSVDLAALVGELGAYEGAKVDKAYLYGDDLVRLKMRDFDRGRVELLLEVGETKRAHTVAPERVPDAPGRPPQFAMMLRNRLSGADFAGVEQYEFDRILEFVFERDDGTTRIIVELFGQGNVAVTDGEYEVIDCLETVRLKSRTVVPGSRYEFPDSRTNPLTVSREAFDREMEDSDTDVVRTLATQLNFGGLYAEEICTRAGVEKAMDIAEADEDVYDRIYGAIERLALDLRNGNFDPRLYVADEDDGDEGSDDDEDVDEDSSPDRVVDATPFPLEEHVELASEPYDSFLAALDDYFYRLELAEDEEETDPTAQRPDFEEEIAKYERIIEQQQGAIEGFEQEADALREQAELLYAEYGLVDDILSTVQEARAQDRPWDEIEERFAEGADRGIAAAEAVVDVDGSEGIVTVEIDGERIDLVAQRGVEQNADRLYTEAKRVEEKKEGALAAIEDTRDDLEEAKARQERWEAEDAADEGDEDEDDESEERDWLSEPSVPIRENEPWFDRFRWFHTSDGYLVIGGRNADQNEELVKKYLEPGDKVLHTQAHGGPVTVLKATDPSEASSSDIELPESSIEEAAQFAVSYSSVWKDGRYAGDVYAVDSDQVTKTPESGEYLEKGGFAVRGDRTYYRDTPVGVAVGIQCEPYTRVIGGPPSAIEGQAETTIDLEPGRYAQADAAKRLYRRFRERFEDESFVRKIASPDRIQHFMPPGGSRISEE, via the coding sequence ATGGATCCAAAGCGGGAGCTTACCAGCGTCGACCTCGCCGCCCTCGTCGGGGAACTCGGTGCCTACGAGGGGGCCAAGGTCGACAAGGCCTATCTCTACGGCGACGATCTCGTCCGGCTCAAGATGCGGGACTTCGACCGGGGCCGCGTCGAGTTGCTGCTCGAGGTCGGCGAGACCAAGCGGGCGCACACGGTCGCCCCCGAGCGGGTGCCCGACGCCCCCGGCCGACCGCCGCAGTTCGCGATGATGCTCCGCAACCGGCTCTCCGGGGCCGACTTCGCGGGCGTCGAACAGTACGAGTTCGACCGCATCCTCGAGTTCGTCTTCGAGCGCGACGACGGCACCACCCGGATCATCGTCGAACTGTTCGGCCAGGGGAACGTCGCCGTCACCGACGGCGAGTACGAGGTGATCGACTGCCTCGAGACCGTCCGCCTCAAATCGCGGACCGTCGTGCCGGGCTCGCGCTACGAGTTCCCGGACAGTCGGACGAACCCGCTGACGGTCTCCCGGGAGGCGTTCGATCGCGAGATGGAAGACTCAGACACCGACGTCGTTCGGACGCTAGCGACCCAGCTCAACTTCGGGGGGCTCTACGCCGAGGAGATCTGTACCCGCGCCGGCGTCGAGAAGGCGATGGACATCGCCGAGGCCGACGAGGACGTCTACGACCGCATCTACGGTGCCATCGAACGGCTCGCCTTGGACCTGCGAAACGGGAACTTCGATCCGCGGCTGTACGTCGCGGACGAGGACGACGGGGACGAGGGCAGCGATGACGATGAGGACGTGGACGAGGACTCGAGCCCCGACCGGGTCGTCGACGCGACGCCGTTCCCGCTCGAGGAGCACGTCGAACTGGCCTCGGAGCCGTACGACTCCTTCCTCGCGGCGCTGGACGACTACTTCTACCGGCTCGAGCTCGCCGAGGACGAGGAGGAGACCGATCCGACCGCCCAGCGGCCCGACTTCGAGGAGGAGATCGCCAAGTACGAGCGGATCATCGAGCAACAGCAGGGGGCGATCGAGGGGTTCGAGCAGGAGGCCGACGCCCTCCGCGAGCAGGCGGAACTGCTGTACGCCGAGTACGGGCTGGTCGACGACATCCTCTCGACGGTCCAGGAGGCCCGCGCGCAGGATCGCCCCTGGGACGAGATCGAGGAACGCTTCGCGGAGGGGGCCGACCGCGGCATCGCGGCCGCCGAGGCCGTCGTCGACGTCGACGGCAGCGAGGGGATCGTCACCGTCGAGATCGACGGCGAGCGCATCGACCTCGTGGCCCAGCGGGGCGTCGAGCAGAACGCCGACCGCCTCTACACCGAGGCCAAGCGCGTCGAGGAGAAGAAGGAGGGCGCGCTGGCGGCCATCGAGGACACCCGAGATGATCTCGAGGAGGCCAAGGCGCGCCAGGAGCGGTGGGAGGCCGAGGACGCCGCCGACGAGGGCGACGAGGACGAAGACGACGAGAGCGAGGAACGCGACTGGCTCTCGGAGCCCTCCGTCCCGATCCGGGAGAACGAGCCGTGGTTCGACCGGTTCCGCTGGTTCCACACCAGCGACGGCTACCTCGTGATCGGGGGACGAAACGCCGACCAGAACGAGGAACTCGTCAAGAAGTACTTAGAGCCCGGCGACAAGGTCCTCCACACGCAGGCCCACGGCGGTCCCGTCACCGTGCTGAAGGCGACCGATCCCAGCGAGGCCTCATCGTCGGACATCGAGTTACCGGAGTCGAGCATCGAGGAGGCCGCGCAGTTCGCGGTCTCCTACTCGTCGGTCTGGAAGGACGGCCGCTACGCCGGCGACGTCTACGCCGTCGATTCCGACCAGGTCACCAAGACCCCCGAGAGCGGCGAGTACCTGGAGAAGGGCGGGTTCGCGGTCCGCGGCGACCGCACCTACTACCGGGACACGCCGGTCGGCGTCGCGGTCGGCATTCAGTGCGAGCCCTACACCCGGGTCATCGGCGGCCCGCCGTCGGCCATCGAGGGCCAGGCGGAGACGACGATCGACCTCGAGCCGGGTCGCTACGCGCAGGCCGACGCGGCCAAGCGGCTCTACCGGCGGTTCCGCGAGCGGTTCGAGGACGAGTCGTTCGTCCGGAAGATCGCCAGCCCAGACCGCATCCAGCACTTCATGCCGCCGGGCGGGAGTCGGATCAGCGAGGAGTGA
- a CDS encoding cold shock domain-containing protein, producing the protein MANGKVDFFNDTGGYGFISTADADDDVFFHMEDVGGPDLEEGEEIEFDIEQAPKGPRATNVVRNN; encoded by the coding sequence ATGGCAAACGGCAAGGTTGATTTCTTCAACGACACAGGCGGCTACGGTTTCATCTCGACTGCGGACGCGGACGATGACGTGTTTTTCCACATGGAAGACGTCGGCGGCCCGGATCTGGAGGAAGGCGAGGAGATCGAATTCGACATCGAACAGGCCCCCAAGGGGCCCCGCGCGACGAACGTCGTCCGCAATAACTGA
- a CDS encoding DUF2270 domain-containing protein encodes MTDSSSDEFDPTAPDQREIGREMVDDSTGLGSVMAHAYRGEIDRVGTWRQRLDETTTWAVTLMAAILTWGFSSTDNPHYLLLIGIVVVTVFLGIEARRYRDYDVFRSRARVIQENLFANALDPSQGTESHDWRAELSRDYRRPTLKVSVYEALANRLRRVYLALLSVLLVAWVFRITAFAPRQDWLTTAGIASIPGIAVVAVVGVFYVVLLGVTFWPHERHAKGEFREGEPDDWKETDG; translated from the coding sequence ATGACCGATTCGAGTAGCGACGAGTTCGACCCAACAGCACCGGACCAACGGGAGATCGGCCGCGAAATGGTCGACGACAGTACGGGACTCGGTTCGGTGATGGCCCACGCCTATCGCGGAGAGATAGACCGAGTGGGGACGTGGCGACAGCGCCTCGACGAGACGACGACGTGGGCGGTGACGCTGATGGCAGCGATCTTGACGTGGGGGTTTTCGAGTACCGATAACCCACACTATCTCTTGCTGATCGGGATCGTTGTCGTCACCGTCTTTCTGGGCATCGAAGCACGGCGGTACCGGGACTACGACGTCTTTCGCTCTCGCGCACGAGTCATCCAAGAGAACTTATTCGCAAACGCCCTCGATCCGTCTCAAGGCACTGAAAGTCACGACTGGCGAGCGGAACTGAGCAGGGACTATCGCAGGCCGACGCTGAAAGTCTCGGTATACGAAGCGCTCGCAAACCGGCTCCGGCGTGTGTACCTTGCTCTGCTCAGTGTCCTCTTGGTCGCATGGGTCTTCAGGATTACAGCGTTCGCGCCGCGCCAGGACTGGCTGACAACCGCTGGAATCGCCAGTATCCCCGGGATTGCTGTGGTTGCCGTTGTGGGTGTGTTCTACGTCGTACTGCTGGGCGTCACCTTCTGGCCCCACGAGCGCCATGCCAAGGGTGAATTCCGCGAAGGGGAACCGGACGACTGGAAAGAGACAGACGGATAA
- a CDS encoding HalOD1 output domain-containing protein, translating into MMETQDPEPRLVVEYEIPEDESVSRAAIHAVSSLKQCEPWELPPLYETIDPELLDMLCESQRNGTVKFVFNDFHITVERGKFLLLQPADRE; encoded by the coding sequence ATGATGGAAACCCAAGATCCGGAACCTCGTTTGGTGGTGGAATACGAAATTCCGGAAGACGAATCCGTGAGTAGAGCAGCCATCCACGCTGTAAGCTCATTGAAACAGTGTGAGCCTTGGGAGTTGCCCCCGTTGTATGAGACAATAGATCCTGAACTGTTGGATATGCTGTGTGAGTCACAACGGAATGGGACAGTCAAATTCGTCTTCAACGACTTCCACATTACCGTTGAGAGAGGCAAGTTTCTTCTACTTCAACCAGCAGACCGGGAGTAA
- a CDS encoding Lrp/AsnC family transcriptional regulator — protein sequence MGSSELDDRNRQILHLLQQNARSISTENIGRQIGIAALTVRNRLKKMEGAGIIRGYHPEIDYDNWCIEIDLTRSGLAFDENGRHPPRTLSLEGSSNRREMRSVRVTEVQSMWPSRRS from the coding sequence ATGGGTTCGTCCGAACTGGATGACCGGAATCGGCAAATTCTCCATCTCCTCCAGCAGAACGCTCGCAGTATTAGTACCGAGAATATCGGTAGGCAGATCGGTATCGCGGCCCTTACTGTCCGAAACCGTCTCAAGAAGATGGAAGGTGCTGGGATCATTCGAGGCTATCATCCTGAAATCGACTACGATAACTGGTGCATCGAGATCGATCTCACTCGGTCGGGACTAGCTTTCGACGAGAACGGCCGTCATCCGCCGCGAACGCTGTCGCTCGAGGGCAGTAGTAATCGGCGAGAAATGCGATCAGTTCGAGTTACCGAGGTTCAATCGATGTGGCCTTCGCGACGCAGTTGA
- a CDS encoding translation initiation factor eIF-1A: MSPARSTVVTEESGRRNLRMPNNDEVFAVVTEHLGGNHVQLRCADGEERLGRIPGRMKYRTWIEQDDIVVAEPWDWQDEKATIEWRYTSQDADQLRREGHID; the protein is encoded by the coding sequence ATGTCTCCCGCCCGTAGTACAGTTGTGACAGAAGAATCCGGGCGCCGGAACCTCCGTATGCCCAACAACGATGAAGTATTCGCCGTCGTGACCGAACACCTCGGTGGCAACCACGTCCAACTGCGCTGTGCCGACGGCGAGGAACGCCTCGGCCGCATCCCCGGTCGGATGAAATACCGCACGTGGATCGAACAAGACGACATCGTCGTCGCCGAACCCTGGGACTGGCAGGACGAGAAGGCGACGATCGAGTGGCGCTACACCAGCCAGGACGCAGATCAACTGCGTCGCGAAGGCCACATCGATTGA
- a CDS encoding YkgJ family cysteine cluster protein, producing MSADQRRRVEVYPDREVVVEFDPELTFECVDDCTWCCHHGVLLYDEDLLELAQRANLAETTTDFRGEKFVTREEKDRDDHVSDDGCACAFLREDGLCALHLEEDWKPTRCSVFPLGVFLEDGDLHVDIRDSAHEHCEGLNVSERRVIDNLEAFLPELLWELENPDSDREL from the coding sequence GTGAGCGCTGACCAGCGGCGACGCGTCGAGGTCTATCCCGACCGCGAGGTCGTCGTCGAGTTCGATCCGGAGCTTACCTTCGAGTGCGTCGACGACTGCACGTGGTGCTGTCACCACGGCGTGCTCCTCTACGACGAGGACCTCCTCGAGTTGGCCCAGCGGGCGAATCTCGCCGAGACGACGACGGACTTCCGCGGCGAGAAGTTCGTCACCCGCGAGGAGAAAGACCGGGACGACCACGTCAGCGACGACGGTTGTGCCTGCGCCTTCCTCCGGGAGGACGGCCTCTGTGCGCTCCACCTCGAGGAGGACTGGAAACCGACCCGATGTTCGGTCTTCCCGCTCGGGGTCTTCCTCGAGGACGGCGACCTCCACGTCGACATCCGCGACTCGGCCCACGAACACTGCGAGGGGCTGAACGTCAGCGAGCGACGGGTCATCGACAACCTCGAGGCCTTCCTGCCGGAACTGCTGTGGGAACTCGAGAATCCGGATTCGGATCGGGAACTGTAG
- a CDS encoding amidohydrolase family protein: protein MPRARASDRERSMTSASRRRVLSRASAGLLGAAGAIGAGASATAETEPNAGSSQEESDSGQPLFDVHTHLIPTETLDRDPLDADDLVSWMDAVGIDRAVVLALDSPESYPVQAPSWWILEQVAAYPDRLVPFCTVDPRTLVYEEDFSAVTNLLERYVERGARGFGELKAGLPVDDARHERLYELCADHGLPVVLHFDDKAMLDAVGLPRFEDVLASFPDVDFVGHAHGWWAHISADVEEADLGRYPERPVEPGGRVPELLGAYDNVYGDISGLSGWTALTRDPEYGRAFLETYHDKLLFGTDYLHPDQAVPQLGLFDRFDLSAEARANVRYRTLEGLLEQG, encoded by the coding sequence ATGCCTCGAGCGCGAGCGAGCGACCGAGAGCGATCGATGACGAGCGCGTCCCGGCGACGCGTGCTCTCGAGGGCGAGCGCCGGACTCCTCGGAGCCGCCGGCGCCATCGGCGCGGGGGCGAGTGCGACGGCCGAGACGGAACCGAACGCGGGATCGAGCCAGGAAGAGTCCGACAGCGGACAGCCGCTGTTCGACGTCCACACACATCTGATCCCCACCGAGACCCTCGACAGGGATCCGCTGGACGCGGACGACCTGGTGTCGTGGATGGACGCGGTCGGCATCGACCGCGCGGTCGTGCTGGCGCTCGATTCGCCCGAGAGCTATCCGGTTCAGGCGCCGAGTTGGTGGATCCTCGAGCAGGTCGCCGCCTACCCCGATCGACTCGTTCCCTTCTGTACGGTCGACCCGCGGACGCTGGTCTACGAGGAAGACTTCTCGGCCGTCACGAACCTGCTCGAGCGCTACGTCGAGCGGGGCGCGCGGGGCTTCGGCGAACTGAAGGCCGGCTTGCCGGTCGACGACGCGCGACACGAGCGGCTGTACGAACTGTGTGCCGACCACGGGCTCCCGGTCGTCCTCCACTTCGACGACAAGGCGATGCTCGACGCGGTCGGCCTGCCGCGCTTCGAGGACGTGCTGGCGTCGTTCCCCGACGTCGATTTCGTCGGCCACGCCCACGGCTGGTGGGCGCACATCTCCGCGGACGTCGAGGAAGCGGATCTGGGTCGGTACCCCGAACGACCGGTCGAACCCGGCGGTCGGGTTCCGGAGCTTCTCGGCGCATACGACAACGTCTACGGCGACATTTCGGGACTCTCCGGCTGGACCGCGCTCACCCGCGATCCCGAGTACGGACGGGCGTTCCTCGAGACCTACCACGACAAACTCCTCTTCGGGACGGACTACCTCCATCCGGATCAGGCGGTTCCACAGCTCGGACTGTTCGATCGGTTCGACCTCTCGGCCGAGGCGCGGGCGAACGTTCGCTACCGGACCCTCGAGGGGCTGCTGGAGCAGGGATGA